In Aminivibrio pyruvatiphilus, one DNA window encodes the following:
- the gap gene encoding type I glyceraldehyde-3-phosphate dehydrogenase — MTRVAINGLGRVGRLVLRRYMEVRPEDVEIVALNKPSSPQEMAYFIKYDSVHGKADFSVEPGENSLVLEGNEIPLFSERDPSKLPWKELEVDIVLECTGHFTRKEKALAHIDAGAERVIISAPSENADLCVVLGVNEDQYEPEKHRVVSNASCTTNSIAPAIKVLNDTFGIDFLMGTTIHAYTATQKLLDIPKGGCRKNRAAALSMIPASTGAAKALVPLFPELKGKMGMSAVRVPVADGSLSDLVVHLQRDADEGEVNEALESASKGELKGILEYSREELVSVDIVGNTHSGIVDSLSTKMLMGRVAKVMIWYDNEYGYASRLLELAQFIGAKESSVCGVSAY, encoded by the coding sequence ATGACAAGGGTGGCCATCAATGGACTTGGCAGGGTTGGCCGGCTGGTTCTTCGCCGCTACATGGAGGTCAGACCGGAAGATGTTGAGATAGTAGCCCTTAACAAACCATCGTCTCCCCAGGAAATGGCATACTTCATCAAGTACGATTCAGTCCACGGAAAAGCTGATTTTTCAGTAGAACCTGGTGAAAACTCCCTGGTACTTGAAGGAAATGAAATTCCCCTCTTCAGCGAACGGGATCCCTCCAAACTCCCCTGGAAAGAACTGGAAGTCGATATTGTCCTCGAATGCACAGGACATTTTACCCGCAAAGAAAAAGCCCTTGCCCATATAGACGCTGGGGCGGAACGGGTCATAATCAGTGCTCCGTCAGAAAACGCCGACCTTTGCGTGGTCCTCGGCGTCAATGAAGACCAATATGAGCCGGAGAAGCACCGGGTGGTGTCCAATGCTTCCTGTACCACCAACTCTATTGCCCCGGCCATAAAGGTGCTGAACGACACCTTCGGCATCGATTTTCTCATGGGAACGACCATCCACGCCTATACGGCAACCCAGAAACTGTTGGATATCCCGAAAGGCGGATGCAGGAAAAACAGGGCTGCAGCCCTTTCCATGATCCCGGCGTCTACAGGCGCCGCGAAGGCCCTTGTCCCTCTCTTTCCGGAACTGAAGGGAAAAATGGGAATGTCCGCAGTTCGGGTTCCCGTAGCTGACGGGTCTCTTTCCGACCTGGTCGTTCATCTTCAAAGGGATGCTGACGAAGGAGAGGTCAACGAGGCCCTGGAAAGCGCCTCCAAAGGAGAGCTGAAAGGAATTCTCGAGTACAGCAGGGAAGAGCTTGTATCTGTGGATATCGTAGGGAATACCCATTCAGGCATCGTGGACTCTCTTTCGACGAAAATGCTGATGGGAAGGGTGGCAAAGGTGATGATCTGGTATGACAACGAATATGGATATGCAAGCCGTCTGCTTGAGCTTGCGCAGTTTATCGGGGCGAAAGAGTCCTCGGTCTGCGGTGTCAGCGCCTATTGA
- the gap gene encoding type I glyceraldehyde-3-phosphate dehydrogenase: MKRIAINGLGRIGRLVLRCYMDAKPEDFEIVALNDLTPPSEMAYLIKYDSIHRKAGFSVEAAEGALVLDGKSVPLFSEKDPSKLPWKELGVDIVLECTGFFTKREKAAAHLAAGAKRVIISAPADDADLTVVLGVNEKLYDPSKHAVVSNASCTTNSLAPVTKVLHEAFGIESLMGTTIHAYTSTQVLVDVPRGGGRKGRAAAVSLVPATTGAAKAMVPLFPELKGRMDMISVRVPVADGSLTDIVVHLKKEVTVESVNSALKEAAEGSLKGIVEFCDEEIVSADIIGNTHSGIVDAPSTKVIMGHIAKVMIWYDNEYGYSNRMLELAMYMASRE, translated from the coding sequence ATGAAAAGAATAGCAATAAACGGACTGGGTAGAATAGGGCGTCTCGTCCTTCGCTGCTATATGGATGCGAAACCCGAGGATTTCGAAATTGTCGCGCTGAACGATCTCACCCCCCCTTCGGAGATGGCCTATCTCATCAAGTATGATTCCATCCACCGCAAGGCCGGTTTTTCCGTGGAAGCTGCCGAGGGAGCTCTCGTCCTGGACGGAAAGTCCGTTCCCCTTTTCAGCGAAAAGGACCCCTCAAAACTTCCCTGGAAAGAACTGGGCGTGGATATAGTCCTTGAATGTACCGGCTTCTTTACAAAACGGGAAAAGGCCGCTGCCCATCTCGCAGCAGGGGCGAAGCGGGTCATCATAAGCGCTCCGGCGGACGATGCGGATCTGACCGTCGTTCTCGGCGTCAACGAAAAACTCTATGATCCCTCGAAGCATGCGGTGGTTTCGAACGCCTCATGCACAACGAATTCCCTGGCGCCGGTGACGAAAGTGCTTCATGAGGCCTTCGGCATCGAATCTCTCATGGGAACCACCATTCACGCCTACACGTCAACCCAGGTTCTCGTTGACGTTCCCAGGGGAGGCGGACGGAAAGGCCGCGCGGCTGCCGTTTCTCTCGTTCCGGCCACCACCGGGGCAGCCAAGGCCATGGTTCCCCTGTTCCCGGAACTGAAGGGCAGGATGGACATGATTTCTGTCCGTGTCCCCGTGGCTGATGGTTCCCTTACCGACATCGTGGTCCACCTGAAGAAGGAGGTCACCGTCGAATCCGTCAACTCGGCGCTGAAAGAGGCGGCCGAGGGCAGCCTGAAGGGAATCGTGGAATTCTGCGACGAAGAAATCGTCTCCGCCGACATCATCGGCAACACCCACTCGGGAATCGTCGATGCCCCTTCCACGAAGGTCATCATGGGACATATCGCGAAGGTGATGATCTGGTACGACAATGAATACGGCTACTCGAACAGGATGCTTGAACTCGCCATGTACATGGCAAGCCGGGAGTAA
- a CDS encoding YibE/F family protein, which produces MKRIGLYLAASALFLFLLVWGVAAGTDWFVISRWNAKDSSVVVIENLLGRRIDPESGEGGEWESEFVKLLILYRSGPRAGSREEVEIMQLADSRLSLLPGKEYLLLADAFDDGTVQYSISDRYRVPAVVGFITFACGILVIVAGRSGFKALAGLFLSLLFLIGWFVPRLASGYPPVPFAVLSVAAVSVATCFFVVRKRELRPIPVFGAVGGAAGASITGWIMVSLWQLTGLESDSAALLASTSPGLSLRGLLLAAVMVGSIGAVLDVAVSVTSSMGELYEYDPSIPRKRLWKAGLSVGSDVLGSMINTLILAYLGSSLPFVVLIATEGADFIGLLNDPHISQEILRSVAGTVGLLLTIPVTAAAGVWWISSRRKEPPVPGDGLAD; this is translated from the coding sequence ATGAAAAGAATCGGTTTGTACCTTGCCGCTTCGGCGCTTTTTCTCTTCCTTCTCGTCTGGGGAGTTGCTGCCGGAACGGATTGGTTTGTCATCTCGCGATGGAACGCAAAAGATTCCTCGGTGGTGGTCATTGAAAACCTGCTCGGAAGAAGAATCGATCCCGAATCAGGGGAAGGCGGCGAGTGGGAAAGCGAGTTTGTGAAGCTTCTCATCCTGTACAGGAGCGGCCCGAGGGCCGGATCACGGGAAGAGGTGGAAATAATGCAGCTTGCCGACAGCAGGCTCTCCCTCCTGCCCGGAAAAGAATATCTCCTCCTTGCTGATGCCTTCGACGACGGAACAGTCCAGTATTCCATAAGCGACCGGTACAGGGTTCCTGCCGTGGTAGGATTCATAACCTTCGCCTGCGGCATCCTCGTCATCGTCGCGGGGCGGTCGGGCTTCAAGGCTCTCGCGGGGCTTTTCCTGTCGCTCCTGTTCCTCATCGGGTGGTTCGTTCCCCGGTTAGCTTCGGGATACCCGCCCGTTCCCTTCGCCGTTCTCTCTGTGGCCGCCGTTTCAGTGGCGACCTGCTTTTTCGTCGTCAGGAAAAGAGAGCTGCGCCCCATTCCGGTTTTCGGCGCCGTGGGCGGAGCTGCCGGAGCCTCGATCACAGGATGGATAATGGTGTCCCTGTGGCAGCTTACGGGGTTGGAAAGCGACAGCGCTGCCCTCCTCGCGTCCACGTCTCCTGGTCTTTCCCTCAGAGGACTGCTCCTTGCCGCAGTCATGGTGGGATCCATAGGCGCGGTACTCGATGTGGCGGTTTCCGTGACCTCCTCCATGGGAGAACTGTACGAGTACGACCCCTCCATTCCCCGGAAAAGGCTCTGGAAGGCGGGACTCAGCGTAGGAAGTGATGTGCTGGGAAGCATGATCAACACTCTCATCCTCGCCTACCTTGGAAGCTCTCTGCCGTTTGTGGTGCTCATCGCCACCGAGGGGGCCGATTTCATAGGGCTCCTCAACGACCCGCACATCTCCCAGGAAATACTGAGGAGTGTTGCGGGGACGGTGGGGCTGCTTCTGACCATACCGGTTACCGCAGCGGCCGGAGTATGGTGGATTTCCAGCCGCCGGAAAGAACCGCCGGTTCCCGGTGACGGACTTGCTGACTGA
- a CDS encoding aldehyde ferredoxin oxidoreductase family protein → MEMKVALVHLTSRTAEDLTVPESVVRKFIGGSGLGTYLLFRYGSPAGNPLSPDNPLIFMNGPFQGTGIPTSGRHQVISKSPLTDAFGESDCGGAFGFHLKRAGYDGLVFLGKASSPVYVAVLDGRVEIRDGTSLWGKDTFETEEALFAAVGKPAGVACIGPAGERMVLLANIMHDGRNARAAGRGGMGAVMGSKNLKAVVARGNGRTVMADEKRVRGKSAEKAKFYMEKLPAMTRFGTAGGVALAEQNGDLPLKNWSMGSWPEEVKSITGEAMAETILTGNWGCVACPIRCGREVAFDGISGAGPEYETIGMLGSNCLISDLKAIGRGNDLCNRMGIDTISGGSAVAFSMELFERGIIDEKTVGYPLKWGDGEAMVRFLTDISEKRGFGAVLAEGTRKAAEKIGKGAEKYAIHSKGMDFPAHDPRCYKSLAAGYATSNRGACHLSGFSYSFERSMTYPELGVDTVLDRTLDEGKGKINVGFQNLMGVVDSLKMCKFPFAATRIDDLLVWIAGVTGWDMDYRELMTAGERIFNLKKLYNMGCGLSAKDDSLPERILRETRGSGGSADTLPDLEAQLREYYSERGWTEEGIPLPGKIASLGLEEFLSQMS, encoded by the coding sequence ATGGAAATGAAAGTGGCTCTTGTGCACCTGACGTCCAGGACAGCGGAAGACCTTACCGTTCCGGAATCGGTGGTCCGGAAATTCATCGGAGGTTCAGGCCTCGGGACATACCTTCTTTTCAGGTACGGATCTCCGGCGGGGAACCCTCTCTCGCCCGACAATCCCCTTATTTTCATGAACGGCCCCTTCCAGGGAACGGGAATTCCCACCTCCGGGCGTCACCAGGTAATAAGCAAGTCACCCCTGACGGATGCCTTCGGAGAGTCCGACTGCGGAGGAGCCTTCGGATTCCATCTGAAAAGGGCCGGATATGACGGTCTTGTTTTTCTCGGAAAGGCTTCCTCCCCCGTATACGTGGCTGTTCTCGACGGCAGGGTGGAGATAAGGGACGGGACGTCCCTCTGGGGGAAGGACACCTTCGAGACGGAGGAGGCTCTCTTTGCCGCTGTGGGAAAACCCGCAGGCGTGGCCTGCATCGGTCCGGCGGGAGAGCGGATGGTGCTCCTGGCGAATATTATGCACGACGGGCGGAACGCCCGGGCTGCCGGCAGGGGCGGGATGGGGGCAGTCATGGGGTCCAAAAACCTCAAGGCGGTCGTGGCCAGAGGGAACGGCAGGACAGTCATGGCTGACGAGAAAAGGGTCCGGGGAAAATCAGCGGAGAAAGCGAAGTTCTATATGGAAAAACTGCCAGCCATGACCCGTTTCGGAACGGCCGGAGGGGTTGCCCTGGCTGAGCAGAACGGCGATCTCCCCCTGAAGAACTGGAGCATGGGAAGCTGGCCCGAAGAAGTGAAGAGCATAACCGGAGAGGCCATGGCCGAAACCATCCTTACGGGAAACTGGGGATGCGTGGCCTGTCCCATCCGGTGCGGAAGGGAAGTGGCCTTTGACGGCATATCAGGAGCAGGTCCCGAGTATGAGACCATAGGGATGCTCGGAAGCAACTGCCTCATCAGTGATCTGAAGGCCATCGGGAGGGGAAACGACCTCTGCAACCGCATGGGAATCGACACTATTTCGGGAGGTTCTGCGGTAGCCTTTTCCATGGAGCTCTTCGAACGGGGGATCATCGACGAAAAGACGGTCGGATATCCGCTGAAGTGGGGCGACGGAGAAGCCATGGTGAGGTTCCTCACCGACATCTCTGAGAAAAGGGGATTCGGTGCAGTTCTTGCTGAAGGTACCCGAAAGGCTGCGGAAAAGATCGGCAAGGGGGCGGAAAAGTATGCCATCCACTCCAAGGGCATGGATTTCCCGGCCCACGATCCAAGGTGCTACAAGAGCCTTGCGGCGGGCTACGCGACATCGAACAGGGGAGCGTGCCATCTCTCGGGCTTTTCCTATTCCTTCGAGAGGAGCATGACGTACCCCGAACTGGGAGTGGATACCGTTCTTGACCGGACGTTGGACGAGGGGAAGGGCAAGATCAACGTGGGGTTCCAGAACCTCATGGGGGTAGTGGATTCGCTGAAGATGTGCAAGTTCCCCTTCGCGGCCACGAGAATCGATGACCTCCTCGTCTGGATCGCCGGAGTTACCGGCTGGGACATGGACTACAGGGAGCTTATGACGGCAGGTGAGAGGATATTCAACCTCAAGAAGCTGTACAACATGGGCTGCGGTCTTTCTGCCAAGGATGACTCTCTCCCCGAAAGAATTCTCCGGGAGACCAGGGGCTCGGGAGGTTCGGCGGATACCCTTCCCGACCTTGAAGCACAGCTCCGGGAGTATTATTCGGAACGGGGGTGGACTGAGGAGGGAATTCCCCTGCCCGGCAAAATCGCCTCCCTCGGCCTGGAGGAATTTCTTTCCCAAATGAGCTAG
- a CDS encoding chromate transporter — translation MSVLSVLFFTFIRIGLGAFGGGLATIPFIHHELVASHAWLSEREFAEVVSLAQMTPGPVAVNAATYVGYRLAGFAGSLVATLAVVAAPLALVAVAAWLLSRASGRMKAGAERVQKALRPVVAAMLFGAFWMVVRPLAGDWRLWPFTLVLFGMSRFFPFRKYPQLLLLAAGAAGMVLL, via the coding sequence ATGAGCGTTCTTTCCGTTCTCTTTTTTACCTTCATCCGCATCGGTCTCGGCGCCTTCGGCGGAGGGCTGGCGACAATCCCCTTCATCCACCATGAACTCGTCGCCTCCCATGCGTGGCTTAGTGAGAGGGAGTTTGCCGAGGTGGTCTCCCTGGCCCAGATGACTCCGGGGCCTGTGGCGGTCAATGCGGCAACGTACGTAGGCTATCGGCTTGCAGGCTTTGCCGGTTCCCTGGTGGCGACGCTTGCCGTGGTGGCCGCGCCCCTTGCCCTCGTCGCCGTTGCCGCGTGGCTCCTTTCCAGGGCGTCCGGACGGATGAAAGCAGGGGCGGAGCGGGTGCAGAAAGCTCTTCGCCCGGTTGTGGCCGCCATGCTGTTCGGCGCGTTCTGGATGGTGGTCCGTCCCCTGGCGGGTGACTGGAGACTCTGGCCTTTCACCCTCGTTCTTTTCGGGATGTCCAGGTTTTTCCCCTTCAGAAAATACCCCCAGCTTCTTCTTCTTGCCGCTGGGGCGGCGGGCATGGTTCTTCTTTAG
- a CDS encoding chromate transporter, whose translation MSLARVFLLFLRLGAFTFGGGIVMMGLLERELRETDRFAPGEIMDMMIFATAFPGPIAVNLALLAGRKLAGKAGAIVAVAGTVLPPFLTILFLAKVLLLFLNTPSVRAFFLGAACAVAVIIGGVVYDMTRISFSGGWKDMVVFALVSAVLLGFGLHPFIALGAGAALRLALGDGKPE comes from the coding sequence ATGTCTCTCGCAAGAGTTTTTCTGCTCTTCCTCCGCCTGGGAGCCTTTACTTTCGGCGGAGGAATCGTGATGATGGGCCTCCTCGAAAGGGAGCTCCGGGAGACGGACCGTTTTGCCCCGGGCGAGATCATGGACATGATGATTTTCGCCACCGCTTTTCCCGGTCCCATCGCTGTCAACCTCGCTCTCCTGGCGGGCCGGAAACTGGCCGGAAAGGCAGGTGCGATCGTTGCTGTTGCCGGCACGGTCCTTCCGCCCTTCCTCACCATTCTCTTCCTGGCGAAGGTCCTTCTTCTTTTTCTGAACACGCCTTCCGTCCGGGCGTTCTTTCTCGGAGCGGCCTGTGCGGTGGCGGTGATCATCGGGGGAGTAGTCTACGATATGACCCGGATTTCCTTTTCCGGAGGATGGAAGGATATGGTTGTCTTCGCCCTTGTATCGGCCGTTCTCCTCGGTTTTGGGCTCCATCCGTTCATAGCCCTCGGTGCGGGAGCGGCGCTCCGCCTCGCCCTCGGGGACGGGAAGCCGGAATGA
- a CDS encoding thioredoxin family protein, with translation MIDFSKGYSLEEYFRKGYEEERDRQKRACERTVFTPEFEEAVKGVKQPVNLAAFAEIYCPDTVVTMPFVKRAADLNPLIRLAVFEREPWAKDLEAFTGAARIPTLLFFDGDMNLRGKYVELPDGLKEEMRDADPGERSAMTLEYRRGKFNGLIQEQFIAILAAFSS, from the coding sequence ATGATCGACTTTTCAAAAGGATATTCTCTGGAGGAGTACTTCCGGAAGGGGTACGAGGAAGAGCGGGACCGGCAGAAAAGAGCCTGCGAACGAACCGTCTTCACCCCGGAGTTCGAAGAGGCCGTGAAGGGCGTGAAGCAGCCCGTCAACCTTGCTGCCTTCGCCGAAATCTACTGCCCGGACACGGTAGTGACCATGCCCTTTGTGAAAAGGGCTGCGGACCTCAACCCGCTCATCCGCCTGGCGGTGTTCGAGCGGGAGCCCTGGGCGAAGGATCTTGAGGCTTTCACTGGAGCCGCCAGGATACCTACGCTGCTCTTCTTCGACGGGGACATGAACCTCCGGGGGAAATACGTGGAGCTTCCTGACGGCCTGAAAGAGGAGATGCGGGATGCCGACCCGGGAGAAAGAAGCGCCATGACTCTGGAATACCGCAGGGGAAAATTCAACGGACTGATCCAGGAACAGTTCATCGCCATCCTTGCCGCGTTTTCTTCATGA
- a CDS encoding MFS transporter — MVRTGNQSPDISKNAVLAVAALTAFLPPFMLSSVNIALPSIQQAYSASAVWLSWVATSYLLSSAVFLIPAGKMGDIWGRKRILVLGTWIFIVSTILCPLAPTMPFFIFLRAVQGAGGSLMLTMGMAILTSVFPSAERGKALGVNVASIYLGSSAGPFFGGLLIAAFGWASVFYVNALLGAVSIFLLKTRVPFEWREGSSKRLDLPGCFIYGASLVAVMYGASILPSVWGISLMAAGGVLFAVFIRRMLRSEDPLFEIRLFSGNRVFAFSNAAALINYAATYSVAFLLSLYLQYIKGMSPSEAGVVMVTQPLLQAFLSPYTGKLSDRIEPGLLASGGMLSTALGLTIFAFLGRETPMAFIFTALILLGLGFAFFSSPNTNAIMGSVPSRFYGAASGSVGTMRVLGQMTSMAVITVVFAALLGSEQITPERYGTFLVVVKISFSISSLLCFLGVFFSWFRGNLHGGHAGKAEREEGQ, encoded by the coding sequence ATGGTCCGTACAGGAAACCAGTCCCCCGACATTTCGAAGAACGCCGTCCTCGCGGTTGCGGCGCTGACCGCCTTTCTGCCGCCCTTCATGCTCTCTTCGGTGAACATCGCCCTGCCCTCCATTCAGCAGGCGTACAGTGCGAGCGCCGTGTGGCTGAGCTGGGTGGCCACCTCATACCTGCTTTCTTCGGCGGTCTTCCTGATCCCGGCGGGAAAAATGGGGGATATCTGGGGACGAAAGCGCATCCTTGTTCTCGGAACATGGATATTCATCGTTTCAACGATTCTCTGTCCCCTGGCGCCCACCATGCCTTTCTTCATCTTTCTCAGGGCGGTGCAGGGAGCGGGAGGTTCCCTGATGCTGACCATGGGCATGGCCATTCTGACCTCCGTTTTCCCGTCGGCGGAGCGGGGGAAAGCCCTCGGTGTCAACGTGGCGTCCATCTACCTTGGGTCTTCCGCGGGGCCTTTTTTCGGCGGCCTTCTCATCGCGGCCTTCGGATGGGCCTCGGTCTTTTACGTGAACGCCCTTCTCGGGGCAGTCTCAATTTTCCTGCTGAAAACACGGGTTCCCTTTGAATGGCGGGAGGGGAGCAGCAAACGGCTCGATCTTCCCGGCTGTTTCATCTACGGGGCCTCTCTCGTCGCCGTCATGTACGGAGCTTCCATTCTTCCGTCCGTCTGGGGAATATCTCTCATGGCTGCGGGAGGCGTTCTTTTTGCGGTCTTTATCCGGAGGATGCTTCGGTCTGAAGACCCGCTGTTCGAGATCCGTCTTTTTTCCGGAAACCGGGTTTTTGCCTTTTCCAACGCGGCAGCGCTGATCAACTATGCCGCCACCTACTCCGTGGCCTTTCTTCTCAGCCTGTACCTTCAGTACATCAAGGGCATGTCCCCGTCGGAGGCGGGGGTGGTCATGGTAACCCAGCCTCTTCTGCAGGCTTTTCTCTCTCCCTATACCGGAAAACTTTCGGACAGGATTGAGCCGGGACTGCTCGCATCGGGGGGCATGCTGTCCACCGCCCTCGGACTTACCATTTTTGCCTTTCTCGGCAGGGAAACGCCCATGGCCTTCATTTTTACGGCTCTTATTCTGCTCGGCCTCGGTTTTGCCTTTTTTTCCTCGCCGAACACGAACGCCATAATGGGTTCCGTTCCGTCGAGGTTTTACGGTGCGGCCTCAGGCTCTGTGGGCACCATGCGGGTGCTGGGACAGATGACCAGCATGGCGGTTATCACCGTGGTCTTCGCCGCACTGCTCGGGAGCGAGCAGATCACTCCCGAACGGTACGGCACCTTTCTCGTCGTGGTGAAGATCAGTTTTTCCATTTCCTCCCTGTTGTGTTTTCTGGGGGTCTTCTTCTCATGGTTCCGGGGTAACCTTCACGGAGGGCATGCGGGCAAGGCGGAGCGTGAAGAAGGGCAATGA
- a CDS encoding indolepyruvate oxidoreductase subunit beta, with the protein MNAKTRNVLLVGVGGQGTILASKVLTEGLLSFGYDVKMSEIHGMAQRGGSVSTHVRYGEKVYSPVICRGEADVVVAFEKMEALRWLPYLSSGGRLIVNNHEIFPMPVILGQAEYPREIEKTLSAAAPGTLLVEAAKTAEELGNPKVMNMVLLGTVVKTLGLDGMDWGRTLRACVPPRAVEVNERAFAAGMKLFGQ; encoded by the coding sequence ATGAACGCAAAGACCAGGAATGTTCTGCTCGTGGGTGTCGGCGGTCAGGGGACCATCCTCGCGAGCAAGGTGCTGACGGAGGGCCTTCTTTCCTTCGGCTATGACGTCAAGATGTCGGAGATTCACGGCATGGCCCAGAGGGGCGGCAGCGTGTCGACCCACGTGAGGTACGGGGAAAAAGTGTATTCCCCGGTCATCTGCAGGGGGGAGGCCGACGTGGTGGTGGCCTTTGAGAAAATGGAGGCTCTCCGCTGGCTTCCGTACCTTTCTTCCGGCGGCAGGCTGATTGTGAACAACCATGAAATCTTTCCCATGCCGGTGATCCTTGGCCAGGCGGAATATCCCCGGGAGATCGAAAAAACCCTTTCAGCCGCCGCTCCCGGGACCCTTCTGGTGGAAGCGGCAAAAACGGCGGAGGAACTCGGAAACCCGAAAGTGATGAACATGGTCCTTCTCGGTACGGTTGTGAAGACCCTGGGGCTGGACGGCATGGACTGGGGCAGGACGCTCCGGGCCTGTGTTCCTCCCCGTGCCGTGGAGGTCAATGAAAGGGCCTTCGCCGCGGGAATGAAGCTTTTCGGGCAGTAA
- the iorA gene encoding indolepyruvate ferredoxin oxidoreductase subunit alpha: protein MKVILTGNEAVARGAWEAGGHVAAAYPGTPSTEILENIARFPEVYSEWSPNEKVALEVASGASIAGARALCAMKHVGLNVAADPFFTMSYIGVNGGLVIVSADDPGLSSSQNEQDNRWYALHAKVPMLEPSDSQECLDFTRAAFEISEGFDTPVLLRLTTRICHSKSVVETGERIELPVREYERNPAKNAMLPAFARQKHHMVEKRLEELREFGESSPFNSVTMAEGSEIGVIASGVGYQYAREALGDGASFLKIGFSWPLPRRLIREFASKVKTLWVVEENDPFLETEIRAMGIPCFGKDVLPVVDELTPAIVARAVLGKEPAPGREGEVPPPNRPPLLCPGCPHRGLFFPLSKKKDVIVTGDIGCYGLGSMPPLNVGETTICMGAGFSAAIGFQKAGEKAGRNEKVFGILGDSTFFHSGITGLIDAVVNKSRGVFVIMDNRITAMTGQQENPGSGRTLSGEETVALDIPKICEACGVKGENIHVVDPYDLKASAEAVDRAWAAEETSVIVTTRPCALLKDVQKERAGLKCSVDEERCVLCGACLKLGCPAITKRDGRVVIDRAACNGCGLCVQVCPKNAIGREGDAR, encoded by the coding sequence ATGAAAGTGATACTGACCGGCAACGAAGCCGTAGCCAGGGGAGCCTGGGAGGCAGGGGGCCATGTGGCCGCCGCCTATCCCGGAACGCCCAGCACGGAGATACTCGAGAACATCGCACGATTTCCCGAAGTGTATTCCGAGTGGTCCCCCAATGAGAAGGTTGCCCTTGAAGTGGCATCAGGAGCCTCCATAGCGGGCGCCCGGGCGCTGTGCGCCATGAAGCATGTGGGGCTGAACGTAGCGGCGGATCCGTTTTTCACCATGTCCTACATCGGAGTGAACGGGGGACTGGTCATCGTCTCCGCGGACGACCCGGGGCTCTCGAGTTCCCAGAACGAACAGGACAACCGTTGGTACGCCCTTCACGCGAAGGTGCCCATGCTCGAGCCCTCCGACAGCCAGGAATGCCTCGATTTCACCAGGGCTGCCTTCGAGATTTCCGAAGGGTTCGATACGCCCGTCCTCCTGAGGCTCACCACCAGGATATGCCACAGCAAGAGCGTGGTTGAGACAGGTGAGCGGATCGAACTTCCCGTCAGGGAGTACGAAAGAAACCCGGCGAAAAACGCCATGCTGCCCGCCTTCGCGAGGCAGAAGCACCATATGGTTGAAAAGCGGCTTGAGGAATTGAGAGAATTCGGGGAATCATCCCCCTTCAATTCCGTGACAATGGCCGAAGGATCCGAGATCGGGGTAATCGCCTCGGGTGTCGGGTATCAGTATGCCAGGGAAGCCCTGGGGGACGGGGCGAGTTTTCTGAAGATAGGCTTTTCATGGCCGCTTCCGCGAAGGCTCATCCGGGAGTTTGCCTCGAAAGTGAAGACCCTCTGGGTGGTTGAGGAGAACGACCCCTTTCTCGAAACGGAAATTCGGGCCATGGGAATTCCCTGCTTCGGGAAGGACGTCCTGCCCGTGGTGGATGAACTCACCCCGGCGATCGTCGCCCGCGCGGTCCTGGGGAAAGAACCCGCCCCGGGACGGGAAGGGGAGGTTCCGCCGCCGAACAGGCCGCCCCTCCTTTGCCCGGGGTGCCCCCACAGGGGGTTGTTCTTTCCCCTGAGCAAAAAAAAAGATGTGATCGTCACGGGGGATATAGGCTGCTACGGCCTCGGCTCCATGCCTCCTCTCAACGTGGGAGAGACCACCATCTGCATGGGCGCGGGCTTTTCCGCAGCCATCGGCTTCCAGAAAGCCGGCGAGAAGGCGGGCAGGAATGAGAAGGTTTTCGGAATCCTGGGAGATTCCACGTTCTTCCACTCCGGTATCACCGGCCTCATCGACGCGGTGGTGAACAAGTCCCGGGGAGTGTTCGTCATAATGGACAACAGGATCACCGCCATGACGGGCCAGCAGGAAAATCCAGGATCGGGCAGAACTCTTTCAGGAGAGGAGACCGTTGCGCTGGACATTCCGAAGATCTGCGAAGCCTGCGGAGTGAAAGGGGAGAATATCCACGTGGTTGACCCCTACGACCTGAAGGCATCCGCCGAAGCTGTGGACAGGGCCTGGGCGGCGGAAGAGACGTCTGTCATCGTGACCACCCGTCCCTGTGCGCTGCTGAAGGATGTGCAGAAGGAGCGGGCAGGACTGAAGTGTTCCGTCGACGAAGAACGATGCGTTCTCTGCGGTGCGTGTCTGAAACTCGGCTGCCCCGCCATCACGAAACGGGACGGCCGTGTCGTCATCGACCGGGCGGCCTGCAACGGATGCGGCCTGTGCGTCCAGGTCTGCCCGAAGAACGCCATTGGAAGGGAAGGAGACGCCCGATGA